One Microbacterium trichothecenolyticum DNA window includes the following coding sequences:
- a CDS encoding EamA family transporter, with amino-acid sequence MTARGGQGSAASLVLVGLACQEIGASFAVMLFPQTGPLGIVMLRLAFSAIVLLVIARPRLREHTGVAWRSVVGFGVVLASMNALFYLALERLPLGVTVTIEVLGPLTLSILTSAGIARWLWAGLALAGVVALGAGGWDRLDALGVVFALGAAVSWAFYILASARVGRQFPRLDGLALAMAVGAVIALPLGVWQAGPALIRPDVLALGAAVALLSSTIPYALELVSLRRLPASAFAILMSLGPATASLAGFALLGQHLSWLEIVGIALVIAASIGSVLAASRRASGARNPGPDADEPLSEPVG; translated from the coding sequence ATGACCGCTCGCGGCGGCCAGGGCTCGGCCGCGTCGCTCGTTCTGGTGGGCCTGGCCTGTCAAGAGATCGGTGCGTCGTTCGCGGTGATGCTGTTCCCGCAGACCGGGCCTCTCGGCATCGTCATGCTGCGGTTGGCGTTCTCGGCGATCGTGCTCCTCGTCATCGCGCGTCCGCGGCTGCGCGAGCATACCGGCGTCGCGTGGCGCTCGGTCGTCGGATTCGGTGTCGTGCTGGCATCCATGAACGCCCTGTTCTACCTGGCGCTGGAGCGCTTGCCGCTCGGCGTCACCGTCACGATCGAGGTGCTCGGCCCGTTGACACTGTCGATCCTCACCTCGGCAGGCATCGCGCGCTGGCTCTGGGCCGGCCTCGCCCTCGCCGGCGTCGTGGCGCTGGGAGCCGGCGGATGGGACCGCCTCGACGCCCTCGGCGTCGTGTTCGCCCTGGGGGCGGCGGTGAGCTGGGCGTTCTACATCCTCGCGTCGGCCCGCGTGGGACGGCAGTTCCCGCGGCTCGACGGCCTCGCCCTGGCCATGGCGGTGGGAGCCGTCATCGCGCTGCCTCTCGGCGTGTGGCAGGCAGGACCCGCCTTGATACGTCCCGATGTGCTCGCGCTGGGGGCCGCGGTGGCGCTGCTGTCGTCGACCATCCCCTATGCGCTCGAGCTGGTCTCATTGCGGCGGCTGCCGGCCTCGGCGTTCGCGATTCTGATGAGTCTGGGGCCGGCGACCGCGTCGCTCGCCGGGTTCGCGCTGCTCGGCCAGCACCTGTCGTGGCTCGAGATCGTCGGTATCGCCCTGGTCATCGCGGCGAGCATCGGGTCGGTGCTCGCCGCGTCGCGGCGTGCGTCGGGGGCACGCAACCCCGGACCGGATGCCGACGAACCGCTCAGTGAACCCGTCGGCTGA